In Ovis canadensis isolate MfBH-ARS-UI-01 breed Bighorn chromosome 23, ARS-UI_OviCan_v2, whole genome shotgun sequence, the DNA window ATAAACTTAGATATCAAATTTGGTCAAAACATTCATCTGACAGCAATTTGCTTACTGGATGGAAATCAAAGTTAGGAATAGCTGGTTTAACAAATGACAGCATCaagattcaaaataaataagataatcaAGACGCCAGTCCCACTAGGCTGGATCACACAGTCAAAACATACAAGCAAATGAAATTCAatgcaaataaatgtaaaattccaCACTCAAAGAAAAACTTGAGAAAATAACAATTTCAACTTTAACTAAAAAACTTAATGAGTTAAGGTGTAGTGAGGCTGTGAGGAAACATGCTGCTAACACAGCCTCTGTGTAACTTCTCTGCAGTGGTCAGACCACAACATGAATACTGTGTGCAGTCTTCAGCAGCGTATTTTCAAAGGACTGGGAGGCAATAATAAGGACAACGTGTCTGGAAAGGACATCACTTAGGCTACAAGTAAAGGATATGAAGATATTTagcctcaaaagaaaaaaaaagactatggtGAAATGTGGTGAAGGTTTGTAAAGAGAATAATCAAAGTTAGCCTCTGATGCTCCAGAGGGCAAACCAGGATCAACGGGTAAAGGAAGGACTATTTGGCTCAAGCTGAGAAAGACTATTCTGTGCGCTCTCCATCCATGAGGTCTGGGCCCCCAGTGCCCTAAGTGCCCTGTCTGTGGAGGCGCTGAAGCAGAGGCCTGACCCACTGCAGAAATGGACGGGTCACCAGGGGCATGTTCCAAGGCCAAGAACCTACGTGATTGCAACAGGCAGCTCAACGTGGCTGCAGAAGCCAGAAGCAGCAGCTGTCTGAGGCACCTCCCACCCAGAGGGGGAGAACCGTAGATCCAGTCTGGCTTCCTTAcctgggcaggggctctgggtgtgtCACATCCAGCGCTGCCGCCTTAATGAGCCCGGTCTGAAGGGCTTCCACCAGGGCGTCTTGATCAACTAGCAGACCTGGGAGGACGAGACCCCTCCTCTGTAGGCCCAAGTTAGGCAGTGCTCTCTAGTCACCCTGAAACACACCTTGATCTTGTAGGAAGTTTGACAAAAAGCACGTGAACTTCATTCTGCCAGTCTCTTCTCAGACGCTGAGagcctgccatgtgccaggcagtgCACTAAGCCCTTCACAGACGCTGTCTCACTGACTCTGCCTACCCAGCAGAAGACAATACTCATTTCACAGGTGACATACTCAGCCGAAGTCATATGCTTCTCACACGCCCACCCAAgtctgagcccaggtctgtctggcgctgagcctgggccctGCCGCTGCACCACACCACCTCCCAACCACCAGAGGATTCCAGGAAACAGCCCCCAGATGATAGTTTTATATACATGCTAAAAAACCAAGCAGGCACAAACATGAACCATAACTGCATTTCAAATGTGAAATAGCAGGGCCTGCTTGAACAGCAGCTGAGAAGGAGGCCCTTTCCCTCAAGCAGAGAAGTCCCCTTCCCAGTGGCTGGTTGGGCTGCCCCACTGGTCAAGACACAGCACCCAGCCTGCGCGTGCTGCTGCTGGAGACACCTAGCTCCAAGCTCTGCCTGGGGTGTTTGCTTTTCTAGAATCTTTGTCTCCAACCTCTGACATCACCAAAAGAACATAATGCACTGGTCCTTCGTGCTTGTCGACAGGGTATGAATTTTCGAGACCTTCAAGCGCACTAGCTTGGCCCTGTGGGATTTCACGGCAAGCACTATATTCTGGGTTTTATGGGTGAGAGATCCAGGTAGCTTCTGGTAGTGCCAAGTCTCACACGTCCTCTGGCCCCCAACCCCAAAGGCAAGTCACCGGGAAGTGTGATGCCAGCACCAATCCTCACATGTGCTCATGTCCCCAGCATTGAGGACCCAGTTTTCTCCTTTACAAATGCTCCAGAGAACTTAGTTACAACACAGGACCTATGGcttcctgtacacacacacaaagctctaTGCCAATGTCAAATAACCAAACAGGCTCAGAAAATTTATCCCCATAATTTTTGCTTGATAACATGTGGAAAGTCAAATTGTGATGGCCCTCCCAAGGAGATGCCCACACTGGGATATGAAACTCCCACAGAGGGTCAGCGTTCTCATTCTTTATGTTACTAATTTGAGGCTCAAAATGATGTGaagataaaaatcagaaatatctCTAAAGTATAATCCCTTTAACGCACCACCCACAAGTCTAGTGGATTTTTCAGACCATTGAGGGAAAAGGTTGACTGGAAATATTGAGAGAGTGGCCAGGGCTGGGGGTCCTCCTGCACAGCCCTCCAGCCCACATACAGCTGGAGTGGGTACCTCTGCCGATGTTGATGAGGATGGCGGTGGGCTTCATTAACCTCAGCTCTCGCTTCCCGATCAGGCCCTGGGTGTGTGGCGTCAGGCTCACAGCCAACATCACAAAGTCCGACCACTGAAGGAGGTCATCCAGCCTCTCACAGTAAGTGGCCCCAACAGCTTCTTCCTCCTCCAATTTTCTATGAAGGGAACAAGGGAGAAGACCATGTTCTCTGCTTAGAAATTCATCCGTTTGCCCCAGGAAGGAGTTTCTGAGAGGGCTGCAGATTCAGTATGTCCCCCATGGGGCCAGACTCCATGTGGGTTCAGAGGTGGCTGGACCCTGAGCTCAGGGCTTACCCATGGAAACCTGTGCCTCTGGGTGCTCTGAGCCCTGTGTCTATGGCATTTCACACCAGACTGCAAGCCTCTTGTGGACAGGAGCCTTCTCTCACTCAGCTCTGAGCCCCCAGAGGCTGGTACAGCCAATGGTGTCAGACACGCTTTCAGCGACATGAGACACTGCTGGATATGGGCAAACACGTCagaaactccagaaaaaaaacaacaaaatgggagagGGTCAGGAGTGCCATGTGTTCAACAGAGAGCAAGGACCCAAGGTTCTGGTGCAGGCAGCTTTTGTGCTGTTTGGGGTTCAATCCTAGCTGCTCTGCCCACCCCAGGCAGTTGATTACTCAACAGAAACGCCAAGCTCCAGGAGGTCTCAGCGTTCTTGGTAGCCACTCCTGTCCTACAAATCTGCAATACAAAACTATATGGATTCTTTCTACACATCTTGGCCAGGGGACCACCTGGAGGAAAGGAACGGCCAGCATGCGCAGCCACTATGAAGGCCCTGCTCGTATCACATGCCTGTCCCCGAAGAGCCCTGGCCTCTGCATCAGCCCTCACCACACTGGGAGCCATGACAGCTACTGAAGCCTCACCACTGTCCACTGTGTCCACATCGACTGAAGAGGGTGGTCCTGATGTAAGGTCTCCCAGCTCACCCTGCCTCTGTGAGTAGAAAGCTATTCCAGGGAACAGAAGCCACTGAAAGGCTCTGAACAGCGCCCTCCTCCGGCTGGTCTGCAAATGGGCTGACGTTCAAGAACAGACAGCGCAGCCCCTTGGGGGAGTGGAATGCAGGTGAGAAAAGCCAGGGCGCAGGCAGGAGCCAACAATGAAGTGAGAGCAAACAGGCAGGTCTCAGACAGAATCAAAAGACTGGGCACTGGGCCAAATGCTGCTCATGGAGTATGAGGAAGACGGTTTCAGACCAAACACTGCTGGGGGAAACCCTGTGCCCTTGTGTTATGTGTATTAAAGTGAGGGCAGCATCTCTCATGGTCAGAGAGAATCagtttacaaatttaaaaagcacGTAAATGTAGGTGAACCAAAATCTCTTTCCTCAGGTGAAATCTCTTCCATGAAGAGAAGCTTACCTGCCACATTTTTAGGGAATCATAAAAATGCTACAATCCATTCTTTGATCATCGACCCTGCTTTTTGGAGACAGAATAAGGGAATCAAATAAAAAGTGGAGAAATACTATATCGAAGCCATACTGAAGGCAGTGATGATGTAAGTTCTGCTCAATTAATTTCAAGTCCATTTTCTGAATTTTACCTGCGTTTCCTATTGTGATAGACAATCTTCATTTCAAATGCTCTGGCCCTTTGAGCAATCTTATAGCCAATGCTGCCCATGCCGATAATTCCCAGAGTGGCCCCTGTCACTTGTTGACCCATATAGTCTATAGGAAAGTTCTCTGTATGTGGTGAAACAGCCAACTGATGACCTAAAATAAACAAGGTGCAGAGTGGGCAATGTGGACAGCACCACACACAGAATCCCCACAACCCTCACGGGACCTCCTGACTGAGAGATGAGGTTGAAGGAAGCCCAAGGTGGACCCTGGGTGCTCAGGCACATCTATACAACAGCAAAATGTTTCTGCAGGAAGAAGGATGGATCGGACAGCAGTTTCCACATCACAAACCCAAGCCTCCTGGCATGATGCTTTAAACGAGCAACTTCTTTCATATTAAGGGAGGATCTGTGGTTAAAATTTGTTGgttctggtgtgtgtgtctgtacgtTTGTGaccacatgtatgtgtatgtgactgcgtatgtgtttatatatggcTTATGCGCATATGCAAGTGCGCGTATGTATGTGAGTGTGCCATGTGAACCAGCAATCAGAAGAGAACCAGCCTGGTTCTTGCCTCCTCTCCTCAAGCCCCTTCATCTCAGAGCTCCACCAGGATGATGGCCAAGTGCTGAGTGGCTGAGCTGTCCTTCCTAGAACACTCCCAGTGACGTCCAGTGTGTGAAGAGGTGGGGTCTCACCTACTCATGTGTGGGCCTTCACCCCAGGGTAGCAGGCTGACTACCACCCCAGGACGTTTCCATAGTGGTGCTGAAATTACCTCACACGTACAGGTACCCCCATGGCACAGTAAGTAGGATGTGGTGGAGGAAGACAGTGTTCAGACAGACCATGTGGACTGCATGCGTGCAGGTGCTGAGCCCGGCCCTCACTAGGCTGTAGCAACCAAGACTGGCTCCCACCCCAGGGCCACAAGTCGTGGACACAGTGTGAAGAGACCAGGGCTTTACCAGGTGTGATATTAAACATCTGTCATCTAACCTGGAAAACCAACATCTCCTGGCTGTTTACCTTCCACGACTCTCCGAGCTGCGGCAAGCAGCAAGGCCATCCCCAGGTCTGCCGTGGGGCTAGAGACAGCATGTGGTGTGTTGGCCACCTTCACACCAAAGCTGGCCACGAGCCCCAGGTCCAGGTGGTCCAGCCCTGCCCCTGCGCTGGCCACGATCTTCAAGGAGGGCAGGCTGTGCAGGAGCTCCTGGCTGACGGCCGGCCTTCCACCCCAGATGTACACAGCTTGGATCTTGGGACCCAGCTGTgctttattttccaaaaagtCTTGCATGGTAATGAGATTAAAGTGTCTCTTCAGGTCTTCAACATGATCTTCACATATACCATGTGGCCCTTCAAGATCAGACACCAGAACTCCAGGGAGGTCCAGATCGCCCATGGCCTGCAGAAAGACAGGTACAATTTCTACTGTCAGAGAAGAGTTTTTTCAAGAGAACAACGTGTATGCTCTTCTACTATTCTTTAGATTTTCTGAACTCTAAGACTGGAGTTATTTCCTGGATGAATTCCTGTAAAGTCTGAATCACAGCAGACCAGGAGCCTGAAGGCACCGACACCCACCAAGCCACGTTCCTCCTTTTGGACACGGTTCTTTCTTTCTGCCCTTTGGCCGGAGCAGCTGCAGTGACTGACTGATTTGTTATATTGTGAAAGTAAAAGATATTTGTTATTGTCTGTCAAATGAATTAAATGATGTTTTATGCTCCTTGTTCctaatttaaaataagatttttttttaacattttatagctTTCTTCCAAAAAGAAAACCAGCTGCTTTCAAGAGTTGAGGCTAATGAGTGCATTTTATCTTCAGGTCACAGACTTGGCTAAACATGTTTAATATGTGTTCAAAGTTCAGAGCATAATTGGCTAAAAAAAAACTTGTGTTACTTCTTGGACTTTGAGCAAAAGATTAAAAGAGTCTCATTCAGGATAAGACTTTAGTTTTACAGAGAGCAGGTTCAACTTCTGCCGGCTCCCAGTTGGCCATGGAGCAGTGACACACATCCATCACGCCATCACTGTCAGTGGGTGCACACAGTGAAGACCCGAGACCATGCACGTGACTCGCGCCCTCTCCAAAGGTGAAGAGGAGGTGAGAGTCGAAGCGGGGAGAGACGGCGGTAGTGGGGGGGTGGAAGCGTTGGGCAGATTCAAGAGCTCACCCTGCCCCTGGGCTCTGTCCCTTGCTCCATAACTCCTTTCACCAGCACCAGCCTCTAACCATCTCCACTCACAGTTAGGAACTGGCCAAGGAGCATGAGACAGGAAGTGGGATCCCCATTAACTGCTTTCCTAGAAGGGAGCACGGGTCCCACCTGCTGCTGACCCTGGTGCTCAGAGGAGAGGGCAGGGTTCAAAGAGAGAACTTTGGCTCCAGCAGCGCTCTGCAGCTGATCCAAGGTCTCTCAGGCTTCCTGGGTTCTTGGTGAAACTGACATGATATTTACAGGTGTGTTTTACAGCTGCGCCCTGAGATCACATCTCATTCTCCTCCGCTAGTTTCTGCACAGAGAGAAGTAAGTGGACTTGCCTCTAGCAGACGTCCTTGGATGCCCAGTATTGACATGATGGTTGGTTAGGACATTCTGACAACAAAAGAATGCACCACAAAGAAGGTGTATTGTTAGGCACCCACATTTTGTCCAAGTTGAAAGATAAACCCATGGgtgaaattttggaaaaaaaaattttacagcTTTGTTTTTAGTTAAGAGAGTGATAGTTCAGACATGTATATTTTCTAACTGCTATGTGCATGCTCCTTGCACTGTTTAATTTGAACTGCTAACACAGATTTAAAATTAGTTACTTTCTCCTTGCAAAATGAttgctcaattaaaaaataaaagactttgtATTAACTTTGCTGAAATTGCCTTCCACAGACCCAAGGCTCTAAACCCaggattttcttattttaaagccTCTTTAAAATTGcgacccagaaagaaaaataaagtagaatgaaCTTCCAACCTCTTCTTTCAAGGAAAAGTAAGAAGGACATGTGCATGGCACTCATGAGGGAGGTGCAGAGAAAGGCATGTAGATCCCTGACCAGTGACCGTGGCTGCCCAGCTGGACTCTGAGCCCAGAGCGGGACAGGGCAGGGAGCACCAGGTGACCCAAGTGAGAGCGACTTCAGTTCACAGAAGGGGCAATGGTAGGGCCAGGTAAGGGGGAGGGGAGTAAGAGAGATCTTTCTaacttaaaagcaaaaatgaaaataaaaaccaactgCAACCAAAGAAGTATTTTTAGTTTtgggaacagagagaaagaaacaaagatgggGTGAGGGCAGGAAGGAAGACAAAAAAGCAGGACCACAGGCACTGGTTCAGGCCACTCTGCCTGACTGTGATTCTCTCTGAAACTTGCTCTCCTCCAATGCAGAGTGAGGGGAACACACAGCCTTGCATCATGGCCCAGATAATGAAAGACAGCATTCAGAGCCTGCAGGACTGAGGGCAAGCCTTCAGTGAAGGAGGTTGCTGATGTTCAAATCTGAAGAACAATGTAGACATCTAGCTAAGTATCTAGAAACAAACTTACACCAAAGAGAGAGACTGAATTCATATAGcacagtaaaatttttaaaaattttcttaaaactcTTATTTCCTCACGAAACTTCCTCGCAGTATTTGAGAGACGAGTCCAATACCCTCCCATCATCCTCACATCCCCAACATGCCAAGACTTGCTTCAAGTTGGCGCCCACTGACTTTATCTTCTCTCCCTGCCACTCTGTCCTCTGATCCTCTCTCTAGTCCCTTTCAAAGTCTATCCTCatcttgaaggaggaaacagacagagctggactccatcTAAGGCCACACTACGAACATTAGGCTACACACATGGTCACCctcccaatggactctgaactttgtgccCGGTGTCTATAGAAATGGCATACCAATGGAAAACCAGATCCCCTCAGATAAAAGAACCTCAGGACTTGGACTTGGACTCTCCCtcgcctaaaagaatatgctaattatctctgtaacagaacaaagtcgtaaattccattatgtttacCAGGATATGACCGTACGCCTATTGAAAGGCCTATGTTTAACTATCTAGGCTTAtgacacatgaatcatgggttaactttgatcatATATCTCTTTTatcttgtccagactagtttcaaggaatttggggaggtgggtttgatcaAGTACGCTTAGGGTATATAagattttcacaaaaactggtcagggtcgttggttaagagaagactctgccttgggctcgccagtgtaataaactgcactccactatctgcatcgttctcctgagtgagtttgtttctgggAACGTGTGGCTACCACAATCTCACCTATGGAGCAGctctctgccctctctccctGGGGATAAAATCACAATTGTTTGTTCTCTGTCCTCTACAGATCCCTGATTCTGCTCTAAAGAGGCTCAGAAAAAcagactagaaaaaaaaaaatctgtaacgaAGAGTAGGAGATGCCATGTTTAGcccctctgctttttaaaatcatcCTTATGCTGATATTCTGGATTTGCTGCAAATGATCTATTCACACATGACTAGATAAAGGGACCTGAAGATTAAGATATACCAAACGGCATACCCTTGAGGGTGTGTTTGCCATTTCCGACTTAATGAAAACTGCACTGTTTACACCCTTGGTGTGAGGCTTCTCCAATCACCAGGTTATCAACAAATGTAACTTAAAACCAACACTGTCACAATGCGTCTCAGCAAAAAACGGTTGCTTCCCTCCTAAGAAATGGTTTGTCAGGGCTTGCTAAAtatcagagaaaagaaaggcaagattaaaaaattaaaatttgactaATGTAGGGAACAAACTGTAAAATCTTATGTGGGTACCTGGATCTTATTCATTTAAAGCTTAATCTGCCACTGCCTagagtttagaaaaaaaagtacataccTGTTCAAAATGACCTTGAGAATCTCTGAAGCCACCTTAAGTCTTCTCTGGAACAAGGGAGGTATAAATAACAACATGAGAGTTTCCTTATTAAATTCTTCAGGATTgtgccctgggggcccagaagGGTCTTAGGAGGCTAATGCTGCCCACCTGCCCCATGTGAAGTCCAAGGTCAGTCATGTCTACGCGGCAGAGCTCGATCCAGTCTCCCCCCACACCGCAACATTCTAGGGGTACATTTACCTTCTAAAAAGACTCCAGATTTAAGGGACGCTCCAGCCAACCCAATCTCCCAGGCAAAACCTGGACAGTGAAGACTCAGGTAGTGCggagccccgcccctcccctccggAGCCAACCCCAGCTCCGCCCCAAAGCCCACATCCCGCTGGGCCTCCTCTGCGAGCCCCGCCCCATCCAACTACGCCACGCCTGCACTTCCAGCATTAGGTCCAGAGGCCGAGAACTCTAGGCACAAGAAGCCGCCTGAAGGGCAAATGGCGCCTAGATGGACGGCTTTGGTGGAGCCTCCTGCAGGAGCAGAGTCTAGATGGTAGAGTGTGGGGCTGTCCGTGCAGGAGGTTGCAGGCCAGTCTCAGCGTGAGAAGTGTGAAAATCAACATGGAGAAACCTCACTTTAGAGTTGGGAGGCCAGAAGGGATAGTTCTGGGTACCACTCTTCCTTGATTGGAGACCCAGCAGGAAGAAGGGCGCAGCCTCACTGCCTACAAGAAAGGAAACCGTCCTCCCAGTCTGGAAGCAACCCAGCTAATGGGAAGCCACTACACTTTCAACTCCAGGTTCCCTCCAATGGACTCTTTATTACAAGAAGCCATGCCCAGCTccccttttgttgttcagtcgctcagtcgtgtttgactctgtgaccccatggactgcagcatgtcaggctgcACCGTCctacaccatctcccagggtttgctcaaactcatgtccattgagtcggtgatgccatccaaccatcttgacctctgtcctccccttctccagccttcaatctttcccagcaaaagagtcttttccaatgagtctgctcttcttatcaggtggtcaaagtataggagcttcagcatcagtccttccaatgaatattcagagttgatttcctttagaatttgatctccttgcagtccaagggactctcaagagtcttctccaacaccacagttcaaaagcatcaattcttcagcgctcagccttatttatggtcttaactttcacatccgtacatgaccactggaaaaaccatatctctgactatagggacctttgttagcaaagtaatatctctgctttttaagaacaCTACCTAGGTTtgccatcggagaaggcaatggcaccccactccagtactcttgcctggaacatcccatggatggaggagcctggtgggctgccgtctatggggtcgcacagagtcggacatgactgaagcgacttagcagcagcagcagcaggtctgtcatagcttttcttccaaggagcaagtgtcttttaatttcatggctgcagtcgctgtccgcagtgattttggagcccaaggaaatagtcTGTcatagtttccattgtttccccatctatttgccatgaagtgacgggactgaat includes these proteins:
- the LOC138428324 gene encoding probable 2-ketogluconate reductase, whose translation is MGDLDLPGVLVSDLEGPHGICEDHVEDLKRHFNLITMQDFLENKAQLGPKIQAVYIWGGRPAVSQELLHSLPSLKIVASAGAGLDHLDLGLVASFGVKVANTPHAVSSPTADLGMALLLAAARRVVEGHQLAVSPHTENFPIDYMGQQVTGATLGIIGMGSIGYKIAQRARAFEMKIVYHNRKRRKLEEEEAVGATYCERLDDLLQWSDFVMLAVSLTPHTQGLIGKRELRLMKPTAILINIGRGLLVDQDALVEALQTGLIKAAALDVTHPEPLPRDHPLLKLKNVTLTPHIGSATHQARRQIMENLVESILASLSGLPIPNEVLLK